One Delphinus delphis chromosome 16, mDelDel1.2, whole genome shotgun sequence genomic window carries:
- the SPMIP5 gene encoding LOW QUALITY PROTEIN: sperm-associated microtubule inner protein 5 (The sequence of the model RefSeq protein was modified relative to this genomic sequence to represent the inferred CDS: inserted 1 base in 1 codon; deleted 1 base in 1 codon; substituted 2 bases at 2 genomic stop codons) codes for MGSSKTFMRHLPITPGYSGFVPYLSCQGSSSEDNMSHCLKIFQENTQWSKDQLEDLRCTVATAPXLKPVCSEETVLWTLHQYYRRYRPLSRECKYIKKPLQEAPIPGWAGYLPRARVTELGCATRYTVMARNCYRDFLDVMEQAKRAHLKPYEEEVXIYXVRPAAPPPTPSPKMLLHERLLPKYPDFSIPGARCPTLGRALMEGPRPPVRCGCAQRPNALCNGRSCTPPERVKSHSLQ; via the exons ATGGGGTCTTCCAAGACCTTCATGAGACACCTGCCAATCACACCAGGCTACAGTG GCTTCGTGCCCTACCTTAGCTGCCAGGGCAGCTCCAGTGAGGACAACATGTCCCACTGTCTGAAAATcttccaggagaacacacagtggaGTAAAGACCAGCTGGAGGACTTACGCTGCACAGTGGCCACTGCCC AACTAAAGCCCGTCTGCTCAGAGGAGACGGTCCTGTGGACCCTGCACCAGTATTACCGGCGGTACCGCCCCTTGAGTCGTG AATGCAAATACATAAAGAAACCTCTTCAGGAG GCCCCCATCCCCGGCTGGGCAGGCTACCTACCGAGAGCCAGGGTCACTGAATTAGGCTGTGCCACGCGGTACACCGTCATGGCCAGAAACTGCTACAGGGACTTCCTGGACGTCATGGAGCAGGCCAAGAGAGCACACCTGAAACCATATGAGGAGGAAGTCTG AATATATTGAGTTAGGCCTGCAGCACCTCCTCCTACCCCTTCTCCAAAAATGTTGCTGCATGAAAGGCTGCTGCCAAAGTATCCGGATTTCTCTATTCCAG GTGCTAGGTGTCCTACCCTTGGAAGAGCCCTGATGGAGGGCCCCAGACCTCCGGTGAGGTGTGGCTGCGCTCAGAGGCCAAATGCCTTATGCAACGGGAGGAGTTGCACTCCTCCCGAGAGAGTGAAGAGCCACTCTCTTCAGTAA